A region of Betta splendens chromosome 13, fBetSpl5.4, whole genome shotgun sequence DNA encodes the following proteins:
- the esrrd gene encoding estrogen-related receptor gamma isoform X3 yields MDNVDFLSPQHFLNSSSSFLYSSSLSSCFPGVSPSHPAVLLPSPASSSSSDSLTGSGGGGAVTETSVQFSLPRTNLFSAQVEPLAQTQTQTRRLCLVCGDLSSGFHYGVASCEACKAFFKRTVQGNIEYSCPAANGCEITKRRRKACQACRFQKCLQAGMMREGVRVDRVRGGRQKYRRQMESGLSFSTRTSYRNKVISQLLLTEPAPPAASGDHSSSDGSLQTLLTLCDLFNRELLVLIGWAKQIPGFSGLSLLDQMSLLQSGWMEALLVGVAWRSQGAPGQELVFAGSLRLNEGQCQDAGLGDLYDALHHLTAKYQAMKLSREEVVVMKAMALANSDADPVDCPDSVQRFQDELHEALVEYEASRREQHRVGRLLMSLPLLRQSARTAVQAFLRLHQRRRVPLHKLLLEMLDAKPEPSAASAAGWS; encoded by the exons ATGGACAATGTCGACTTCCTCAGCCCACAGCA cttcctgaACTCTTCCTCCTCGTTCCTCTACTCGTCCTCCCTCAGTTCGTGCTTCCCAGGTGTGAGCCCGTCGCATCCAGCCGTCCTGCTGCCCAGTCcggcctcgtcctccagctccgACTCGCTgacggggagcggaggcggcggcgctgtcACAGAGACCTCGGTGCAGTTCTCACTGCCTCGGACCAACCTGTTTTCAGctcag GTCGAGCCGctggcgcagacgcagacgcagaccagGAGGCTGTGTCTGGTGTGTGGAGACCTCTCCTCCGGTTTCCACTACGGAGTGGCGTCCTGTGAGGCCTGCAAGGCCTTCTTCAAGAGGACCGTTCAAG GCAACATCGAGTACAGCTGTCCGGCAGCGAACGGGTGCGAGATCACCAAGCGCAGGAGGAAAGCCTGTCAGGCCTGTCGCTTCCAGAAGTGTCTCCAGGCCGGGATGATGAGAGAAG GGGTTCGAGTGGACCGGGTCAGAGGAGGACGGCAGAAGTACCGGAGGCAGATGGAAAGTGGGCTGAGTTTTTCCACCAGAACCTCGTACA GAAACAAGGTGatttcccagctgctgctgacagaaCCCGCCCCCCCCGCTGCCAGTGGCGATCATTCAAGCAGTGATGGCAGCCTGCAGACCCTCCTGACCCTGTGTGACCTCTTTaaccgggagctgctggttctgattggCTGGGCCAAACAGATTCCAG GGTTCTCTGGCCTGTCGCTGCTCGACCAGATGTCGCTGCTGCAGAGCGGCTGGATGGAGGCGCTGCTGGTGGGTGTGGCCTGGCGATCGCAGGGCGCACCTGGACAGGAGCTGGTGTTCGCTGGTAGCCTGCGGCTCAATGAGGGTCAGTGCCAGGACGCGGGACTGGGAGACTTGTATGACGCGCTGCATCATCTGACGGCCAAGTACCAGGCAATGAAGCTGAGCCgcgaggaggtggtggtgatgaAGGCCATGGCACTGGCCAACTCTG ACGCCGACCCAGTGGACTGTCCCGACTCGGTGCAGAGGTTTCAGGACGAGCTCCATGAGGCCTTAGTGGAGTACGAGGCGTCGCGCAGGGAGCAGCACCGCGTGGGCCGGCTGCTGATGAGCCTCCCTCTGCTCCGGCAAAGCGCCCGCACGGCCGTGCAGGCCTTCCTCAGGCTGCACCAGCGCCGCCGCGTCCCActgcacaagctgctgctggaaatgcTGGACGCCAAGCCGGAACCCAGCGCCGCCTCGGCAGCAGGCTGGAGTTAA
- the esrrd gene encoding estrogen-related receptor gamma isoform X2 — translation MDNVDFLSPQHSCFPGVSPSHPAVLLPSPASSSSSDSLTGSGGGGAVTETSVQFSLPRTNLFSAQVEPLAQTQTQTRRLCLVCGDLSSGFHYGVASCEACKAFFKRTVQGNIEYSCPAANGCEITKRRRKACQACRFQKCLQAGMMREGVRVDRVRGGRQKYRRQMESGLSFSTRTSYSESPPYELLRSLDSGSSSPAASLLGNKVISQLLLTEPAPPAASGDHSSSDGSLQTLLTLCDLFNRELLVLIGWAKQIPGFSGLSLLDQMSLLQSGWMEALLVGVAWRSQGAPGQELVFAGSLRLNEGQCQDAGLGDLYDALHHLTAKYQAMKLSREEVVVMKAMALANSDADPVDCPDSVQRFQDELHEALVEYEASRREQHRVGRLLMSLPLLRQSARTAVQAFLRLHQRRRVPLHKLLLEMLDAKPEPSAASAAGWS, via the exons ATGGACAATGTCGACTTCCTCAGCCCACAGCA TTCGTGCTTCCCAGGTGTGAGCCCGTCGCATCCAGCCGTCCTGCTGCCCAGTCcggcctcgtcctccagctccgACTCGCTgacggggagcggaggcggcggcgctgtcACAGAGACCTCGGTGCAGTTCTCACTGCCTCGGACCAACCTGTTTTCAGctcag GTCGAGCCGctggcgcagacgcagacgcagaccagGAGGCTGTGTCTGGTGTGTGGAGACCTCTCCTCCGGTTTCCACTACGGAGTGGCGTCCTGTGAGGCCTGCAAGGCCTTCTTCAAGAGGACCGTTCAAG GCAACATCGAGTACAGCTGTCCGGCAGCGAACGGGTGCGAGATCACCAAGCGCAGGAGGAAAGCCTGTCAGGCCTGTCGCTTCCAGAAGTGTCTCCAGGCCGGGATGATGAGAGAAG GGGTTCGAGTGGACCGGGTCAGAGGAGGACGGCAGAAGTACCGGAGGCAGATGGAAAGTGGGCTGAGTTTTTCCACCAGAACCTCGTACAGTGAGTCTCCTCCTTATGAGCTCCTCCGTTCACTGGACTCCGGCTCttcttcacctgctgcctctCTTTTAGGAAACAAGGTGatttcccagctgctgctgacagaaCCCGCCCCCCCCGCTGCCAGTGGCGATCATTCAAGCAGTGATGGCAGCCTGCAGACCCTCCTGACCCTGTGTGACCTCTTTaaccgggagctgctggttctgattggCTGGGCCAAACAGATTCCAG GGTTCTCTGGCCTGTCGCTGCTCGACCAGATGTCGCTGCTGCAGAGCGGCTGGATGGAGGCGCTGCTGGTGGGTGTGGCCTGGCGATCGCAGGGCGCACCTGGACAGGAGCTGGTGTTCGCTGGTAGCCTGCGGCTCAATGAGGGTCAGTGCCAGGACGCGGGACTGGGAGACTTGTATGACGCGCTGCATCATCTGACGGCCAAGTACCAGGCAATGAAGCTGAGCCgcgaggaggtggtggtgatgaAGGCCATGGCACTGGCCAACTCTG ACGCCGACCCAGTGGACTGTCCCGACTCGGTGCAGAGGTTTCAGGACGAGCTCCATGAGGCCTTAGTGGAGTACGAGGCGTCGCGCAGGGAGCAGCACCGCGTGGGCCGGCTGCTGATGAGCCTCCCTCTGCTCCGGCAAAGCGCCCGCACGGCCGTGCAGGCCTTCCTCAGGCTGCACCAGCGCCGCCGCGTCCCActgcacaagctgctgctggaaatgcTGGACGCCAAGCCGGAACCCAGCGCCGCCTCGGCAGCAGGCTGGAGTTAA
- the esrrd gene encoding steroid hormone receptor ERR1 isoform X1, with translation MDNVDFLSPQHFLNSSSSFLYSSSLSSCFPGVSPSHPAVLLPSPASSSSSDSLTGSGGGGAVTETSVQFSLPRTNLFSAQVEPLAQTQTQTRRLCLVCGDLSSGFHYGVASCEACKAFFKRTVQGNIEYSCPAANGCEITKRRRKACQACRFQKCLQAGMMREGVRVDRVRGGRQKYRRQMESGLSFSTRTSYSESPPYELLRSLDSGSSSPAASLLGNKVISQLLLTEPAPPAASGDHSSSDGSLQTLLTLCDLFNRELLVLIGWAKQIPGFSGLSLLDQMSLLQSGWMEALLVGVAWRSQGAPGQELVFAGSLRLNEGQCQDAGLGDLYDALHHLTAKYQAMKLSREEVVVMKAMALANSDADPVDCPDSVQRFQDELHEALVEYEASRREQHRVGRLLMSLPLLRQSARTAVQAFLRLHQRRRVPLHKLLLEMLDAKPEPSAASAAGWS, from the exons ATGGACAATGTCGACTTCCTCAGCCCACAGCA cttcctgaACTCTTCCTCCTCGTTCCTCTACTCGTCCTCCCTCAGTTCGTGCTTCCCAGGTGTGAGCCCGTCGCATCCAGCCGTCCTGCTGCCCAGTCcggcctcgtcctccagctccgACTCGCTgacggggagcggaggcggcggcgctgtcACAGAGACCTCGGTGCAGTTCTCACTGCCTCGGACCAACCTGTTTTCAGctcag GTCGAGCCGctggcgcagacgcagacgcagaccagGAGGCTGTGTCTGGTGTGTGGAGACCTCTCCTCCGGTTTCCACTACGGAGTGGCGTCCTGTGAGGCCTGCAAGGCCTTCTTCAAGAGGACCGTTCAAG GCAACATCGAGTACAGCTGTCCGGCAGCGAACGGGTGCGAGATCACCAAGCGCAGGAGGAAAGCCTGTCAGGCCTGTCGCTTCCAGAAGTGTCTCCAGGCCGGGATGATGAGAGAAG GGGTTCGAGTGGACCGGGTCAGAGGAGGACGGCAGAAGTACCGGAGGCAGATGGAAAGTGGGCTGAGTTTTTCCACCAGAACCTCGTACAGTGAGTCTCCTCCTTATGAGCTCCTCCGTTCACTGGACTCCGGCTCttcttcacctgctgcctctCTTTTAGGAAACAAGGTGatttcccagctgctgctgacagaaCCCGCCCCCCCCGCTGCCAGTGGCGATCATTCAAGCAGTGATGGCAGCCTGCAGACCCTCCTGACCCTGTGTGACCTCTTTaaccgggagctgctggttctgattggCTGGGCCAAACAGATTCCAG GGTTCTCTGGCCTGTCGCTGCTCGACCAGATGTCGCTGCTGCAGAGCGGCTGGATGGAGGCGCTGCTGGTGGGTGTGGCCTGGCGATCGCAGGGCGCACCTGGACAGGAGCTGGTGTTCGCTGGTAGCCTGCGGCTCAATGAGGGTCAGTGCCAGGACGCGGGACTGGGAGACTTGTATGACGCGCTGCATCATCTGACGGCCAAGTACCAGGCAATGAAGCTGAGCCgcgaggaggtggtggtgatgaAGGCCATGGCACTGGCCAACTCTG ACGCCGACCCAGTGGACTGTCCCGACTCGGTGCAGAGGTTTCAGGACGAGCTCCATGAGGCCTTAGTGGAGTACGAGGCGTCGCGCAGGGAGCAGCACCGCGTGGGCCGGCTGCTGATGAGCCTCCCTCTGCTCCGGCAAAGCGCCCGCACGGCCGTGCAGGCCTTCCTCAGGCTGCACCAGCGCCGCCGCGTCCCActgcacaagctgctgctggaaatgcTGGACGCCAAGCCGGAACCCAGCGCCGCCTCGGCAGCAGGCTGGAGTTAA
- the LOC114867883 gene encoding latent-transforming growth factor beta-binding protein 1-like, which yields MMNHGAGFISRLSFCLQPDVFLAARTEGCAGAPTAACADRVSTVTAASPRCRPSIPPSALPSFLCSTPHKLRPDPQRPKPETSFMAASSGPAAVLAKPGKNPDLNPTWTPADTLNKEHTPFSRAGFGGFEVTQTKTEEKDWVHHLVKKPGVSQGKEIKIKTVETRTKTEVEPEINNLQLRKGNSQNQEFVPMSDSQTPVEDGLDWKSAPPTRTEQREASEPPTKETPSNITNAESVLWADPERTASETEALSPEPNLGPTEQQQQAEDRLDPKTLGGSEPPGLDSEPGLRTKKERDASEELRKEVKGGAKTLLQSVREAQMLLLRSALTQGGRGDKLASLLIQRIKKERSKLGGLTSSASTFHTQRGRYSVEVSARTADGQQATGGGGMERIQVMFTPTICKVRCSHDKCVNYCERGNVTTLYSSSSSSRRTPAGARDASQGPGFRVSPAPSMAKVRVQHPPEASVKIHQVLRVPGPSPALRTLSSSSSGSAGAPAPASRSLQAPTVRGGGTHMQQSGFKYCFREVKDGQCSSPLPGLRSRDMCCRGIGKGWGITDCVLCPDSPGQSNSSCPAGFELSNGTQCVDVNECLLLGLCENGICVNTRGSYSCVCSAGFILDATHGICISHSVISEEKGQCFRVLGSGQGSSSCSLPILRNITKQICCCSRVGKAWGPNCQRCPHFGSAAFKESCPAGPGYHYSASALQFNQRVTEQLGRRGVLPVTHQNQGPVSGTNGSGVSRSQQNPSSGAVAGGASISQSSVSSVGSVSTEAGSTQSRPSLPQSPGSTGTTTQDRPQTPGRPGAQQNRSEPLDSAPSSGQAGGSSSSESRPGQPPARGDAFAPVQPPRPQNKPVVSPTTRPRVQLVPGVCDTRPGVCGRGLCMDQPGGKHSCVCDQGYQPNSQSTHCQDVNECVQSPGVCLVGTCVNVMGSYRCVCPSGYRSSIQQTSCQDINECQLNVCGNGRCENTPGSYRCVCHHGYRLTGNTCTDVDECKDPTQCPGQECINSRGSYRCVSCQPGYSLLNGLCADIDECQQTHCVNGRCENTPGSYRCVCRNGYRLRNHTCADVDECAEASQCPGQMCVNSVGSYHCVSCQPGYTLTNRQCTDVDECVRVEACDAERVCVNTMGSFRCDCPPGFRTVGLGRQCRDINECLEGDFCFSGGECVNTAGSYSCVCSQGFMLSDNGTMCLDVDECVKLGACLDGRCVNTDGSFQCQCDTGFTTNPEKTACLDVDECVSSGGSICGSQRCENTIGSFRCLRSCELGYRVTQTGQCVDVDECANRTVCGDHGVCHNDIGTYRCVCDPGFTSSPDTKACVAGPSSASSSSSFHFSVVELGPVLSPVARSSEPRDCYYSRAEWGSRSLLAANISQQECCCTLGEGWGLGSQHQACPAADTAEFLSLCPSGRGYVTTGPGTFSYTDVDECKRFQPEVCRNGVCVNNIPGYSCYCSSGYVYNSLLLECVDHNECEEESCEGGVCVNTVGSYYCSCPPPLVLDSTQRNCVNSSDLNVDENLSVCWQHLSADMMCQSPLLGAQLTYVDCCCLYGVGWGMECAICPPVDFEDYYYLCSSVRAPLFPTLPDSSGAETGTGRRVSAPPRFPSYPPDSLPPVAPDYDDYSPVGGSRSSFRGRTPTTYGLPDGTYRRPEYSTSYYPEGDYRAPDRSPFPLPADPRAERAFGARPLPSQPDAPPLRLAPLPGARYEEEEEEEAWRPAFPPFSERGGGTPRRVYERPYESYTGSTAEDCGILHGCENGRCVRVAEGYTCDCYPGYELDMTSMTCIDRNECEDDAGAEFPCVNARCVNTEGSFRCVCRRGYVVSRRPNHCVAA from the exons ATGATGAACCACGGAGCAGGTTTCATTTCacgtctgtctttctgtctgcagccagaTGTTTTCCTCGCTGCCAGAACAGAGGGCTGTGCCGGCGCTCCAACCGCTGCGTGTGCCGACAGGGTTTCCACGGTTACCGCTGCGAGTCCCCGGTGCCGTCCGTCCATCCCACCGTCAGCCCTCCCCAGCTTCCTGTGCTCTACACCCCACAAACTCAGACCGGACCCTCAGAGACCCAAACCGGAGACCAGCTTCATGGCAGCAAGTTCTGGTCCCGCTGCCGTTTTAGCAAAACCTGGAAAAAACCCCGATCTGAATCCAACCTGGACTCCAGCGGACACCCTCAACAAGGAACACACTCCTTTCTCCAGGGCGGGTTTTGGTGGGTTTGAAGTCACCCAGACAAAAACTGAGGAGAAGGACTGGGTTCATCATCTGGTGAAAAAACCAGGTGTCTCTCAAGGTAAAGagatcaaaataaaaacagtggaAACTCGAACAAAGACAGAAGTGGAGCCAGAGATTAACAATCTCCAACTCCGCAAAGGAAACTCACAGAACCAAGAGTTCGTGCCAATGTCTGATTCACAGACTCCTGTAGAGGACGGTTTGGACTGGAAGTCTGCACCACCGACCAGAACGGAGCAAAGAGAAGCCTCAGAACCGCCGACAAAGGAAACGCCCAGTAACATCACAAATGCAGAGTCGGTTTTATGGGCCGACCCTGAGAGGACAGCGTCAGAGACAGAAGCTTTGAGTCCAGAACCAAACCTGGGACCTACTGAGCAACAACAGCAAGCGGAGGACAGACTGGATCCAAAGACCCTGGGAGGCTCGGAACCCCCTGGTCTGGACTCGGAGCCGGGTCTGAGAACGAAGAAAGAACGGGATGCatcagaggagctgaggaaggaaGTGAAGGGTGGAGCGAAGACACTGTTGCAGAG tgtgaggGAGGCCCAGATGCTGCTCCTCAGATCAGCTCTGACCCAGGGAGGACGTGGAGACAAACTGGCCTCGCTGCTCATCCAGCGCATCAAGAAGGAGAGGAGCAAACTGGGCGGCTTGACGTCCTCCGCGTCCACGTTCCACACTCAGAGGGGCCGTTACAGCGTTGAGGTCAGCGCCCGCACAG CCGATGGGCAGCAGgctacaggaggaggagggatggagaggatcCAGGTGATGTTCACGCCCACCATCTGCAAGGTGCGCTGCAGCCACGACAAATGCGTCAACTACTGTGAGCGAGGCAACGTGACCAcgctgtacagcagcagcagcagcagccgccgcacgCCAGCGGGAGCACGAGACGCGTCGCAGGGACCCGGCTTCCGAGTCT cTCCGGCTCCGTC CATGGCAAAGGTCCGAGTGCAGCACCCGCCTGAGGCCAGCGTGAAAATCCACCAGGTGCTCAGG GTGCCTGGACCCAGTCCCGCCCTTCGGACCCTctcgtcctcttcctcaggTTCAGCAGGAGCTCCGGCCCCAGCGAGCAGGAGCCTCCAGGCTCCGACCGTGAGGGGGGGCGGCACGCACATGCAGCAGTCTGGCTTCAAGTACTGCTTCAGGGAGGTCAAAGATGGACAG TGCAGCTCTCCTCTGCCCGGACTGAGGAGCAGGGACATGTGCTGCAGAGGAATCGGGAAAGGCTGGGGAATCACAGACTGTGTCCTCTGCCCCGATAGCCCAG GTCAAAGCAACAGTAGCTGCCCTGCAGGGTTCGAGCTAAGCAATGGAACACAGTGTGTCG ATGTGAATGAGTGCCTCCTGCTGGGGCTGTGTGAGAACGGCATCTGTGTGAACACCAGGGGGAGCTATAGCTGTGTCTGTAGCGCAGGGTTCATCCTCGACGCCACTCACGGCATCTGCATCT CCCACAGTGTGATATCAGAGGAGAAGGGACAGTGTTTCCGGGTCCTGGGTTCGGGTCAGGGTTCGTCGTCCTGCTCTCTGCCCATCCTGAGGAACATCACCAagcagatctgctgctgcagcagagttgGTAAAGCCTGGGGACCCAACTGCCAGagatgtcctcactttggttcAG cgGCCTTTAAGGAGAGCTGTCCAGCTGGTCCCGGTTATCACTATTCAGCTTCGGCCCTGCAGTTTAACCAGAGGGTGACAGAGCAGCTGGGCAGACGAGGAGTTCTGCCGGTTACGCACCAGAACCAGG GCCCAGTTTCTGGGACCAATGGCAGCGGAGTCTCCAGATCTCAGCAGAACCCGTCCTCTGGAGCAGTAGCTGGTGGAGCGAGTATCTCTCAGAGTTCAGTTTCAAGTGTTGGCTCTGTGTCAACGGAGGCCGGCAGTACCCAGAGCAGACCCAGTTTGCCCCAGTCTCCTGGCAGTACCGGCACAACCACCCAGGACAGGCCCCAGACCCCTGGGAGACCCGGCGCCCAGCAGAACCGGTCTGAACCATTAGATTCTGCTCCGTCCTCCGGTCAAG CAGGCGGCAGCTCCTCCTCGGAGTCCCGGCCAGGCCAACCACCAGCTAGAGGCGACGCCTTTGCTCCTGTTCAGCCACCGAGACCTCAGAATAAACCGGTGGTCAGCCCGACGACCCGGCCCAGAGTCCAGC TGGTGCCAGGTGTGTGTGACACCAGACcaggtgtgtgtgggcgggGCCTCTGCATGGACCAACCAGGTGGGaagcacagctgtgtgtgtgatcagggATACCAGCCCAACTCTCAGAGCACACACTGCCAAG atgtgaatgagtgtgtgcagTCTCCAGGTGTGTGCTTGGTTGGCACGTGTGTGAACGTCATGGGAAGCTACAGGTGTGTGTGCCCATCTGGATACAGGAGCAGCATCCAGCAGACCAGTTGCCAAG ACATCAACGAGTGTCAGCTGAACGTGTGCGGTAACGGTCGCTGTGAAAACACCCCAGGTAGCTACAGGTGTGTTTGTCACCATGGTTACAGGCTCACTGGGAACACCTGCacag ATGTGGATGAGTGTAAAGACCCTACCCAGTGTCCTGGTCAGGAGTGCATCAACAGCCGGGGCTCGTATCGCTGTGTGTCCTGTCAGCCTGGCTATAGTCTGCTCAACGGGCTCTGTGCAG ACATTGATGAATGTCAACAGACTCACTGCGTCAACGGTCGCTGTGAAAACACACCTGGAAGCTACCGCTGTGTCTGCCGCAACGGCTACAGACTGCGGAAccacacctgtgcag ATGTGGACGAGTGTGCAGAGGCGTCGCAGTGTCCTGGTCAGATGTGTGTGAACTCTGTGGGGTCGTACCACTGTGTGTCCTGTCAGCCAGGATACACTCTGACCAACAGGCAGTGCACag ACGTAGATGAGTGTGTGAGGGTCGAGGCGTGCGATGCAGAGCGAGTGTGTGTCAACACGATGGGTTCGTTCCGGTGCGACTGTCCACCAGGTTTCCGCACCGTGGGCCTGGGTAGACAGTGCAGAG ACATTAACGAGTGTCTGGAGGGAGACTTCTGTTTCTCTgggggtgagtgtgtgaatACGGCGGGGTCCTACAGCTGCGTGTGCTCTCAGGGATTCATGCTGAGCGACAACGGGACGATGTGCCTCG ATGTGGACGAGTGTGTGAAGCTGGGTGCGTGTTTAGACGGTCGCTGTGTGAACACAGACGGCTCCTTCCAGTGCCAGTGTGACACCGGCTTCACCACCAACCCCGAGAAGACGGCCTGTctcg ACGTTGATGAGTGCGTGTCGTCTGGAGGCTCAATCTGTGGCTCCCAgcgctgtgaaaacacaatcGGCTCATTCCGCTGTCTCCGCTCCTGTGAGCTGGGATACCGGGTCACGCAGACCGGACAGTGCGTAG ATGTGGATGAATGTGCCAACAGGACGGTGTGCGGCGATCACGGCGTCTGTCACAACGACATAGGAACATATCGGTGTGTGTGCGACCCGGGCTTCACCTCCAGCCCTGACACCAAGGCTTGTGTTG CTGgtccctcctccgcctcctcgtcctcctccttccatttCAGCGTGGTGGAGTTGGGTCCGGTGCTGTCCCCCGTGGCCCGGTCCAGTGAGCCCAGGGACTGCTACTACAGCAGGGCTGAGTGGGGCAGCCGCAGCCTGCTGGCCGCCAACATCAGCCAGCAGGAGTGCTGCTGCACACTGGGGGAGGGCTGGGGGCTGGGCTCCCAGCACCAAGCCTGCCCCGCTGCAGACACAG CTGAGTTTCTGTCCCTGTGTCCCAGTGGGAGAGGATACGTCACCACTGGACCAGGAACCTTCAGCTACACCG ATGTGGACGAGTGCAAGCGCTTCCAACCAGAGGTGTGTAGGAACGGAGTGTGTGTCAACAATATCCCCGGATACAGCTGCTACTGCTCCAGTGGATATGTGTACaacagcctgctgctggagTGTGTTG ATCACAATGAGTGTGAGGAGGAGAGCTGcgagggaggagtgtgtgtgaacacCGTTGGCTCGTACTACTGCAgctgtccacctcctctggTTCTCGACAGCACTCAACGCAACTGTGTCAACTCGTCCGACCTCAACGTGG atgaGAACCTGTCCGTGTGCTGGCAGCACCTCTCGGCTGACATGATGTGCCAGAGTCCCCTGCTGGGGGCTCAGCTCACCTACGTGGACTGCTGCTGCCTGTACGGCGTGGGCTGGGGGATGGAATGTGCCATATGCCCCCCGGTCGACTTCG AGGACTATTATTACCTGTGCAGTTCTGTTCGGGCTCCGCTGTTTCCGACTCTTCCAGATTCAAGTGGCGCAGAAACAGGAACTGGACGAAGAGTGAGCG ctcctccacgctTCCCCTCCTACCCTCCGGACTCCCTCCCTCCAGTGGCTCCTGACTATGACGACTACTCCCCAGTAGGGGGCAGCAGGTCGAGCTTCAGAGGGAGGACACCGACCACCTACGGACTTCCGGACGGAACCTACCGCAGACCCGAGTACAG CACCAGTTACTACCCTGAAGGAGACTACCGAGCTCCTGACCGCTCCCCATTCCCCCTCCCGGCAGACCCACGGGCCGAGAGGGCGTTCGGAGCTAGGCCTCTGCCATCACAGCCTGATGCTCCTCCTCTCAGACTGGCCCCGCTGCCGGGAGCCCGctacgaggaggaagaggaggaggaggcgtggaGGCCGGCCTTCCCTCCATTCTCTGAGAGGGGCGGGGGAACGCCCAGACGGGTGTATGAGC GGCCGTACGAGTCCTACACCGGCAGCACAGCAGAGGATTGTGGGATCCTGCACGGCTGTGAGAATGGCAGGTGTGTCCGTGTCGCAGAGGGCTACACCTGTGACTGCTACCCAGGATATGAACTGGACATGACCTCCATGACCTGCATCG ACAGGAACGAGTGTGAGGACGACGCCGGCGCGGAGTTCCCGTGTGTGAACGCTCGCTGCGTCAACACCGAAGGCTCGTTTCGCtgcgtctgcaggagaggctACGTCGTGTCCCGCAGACCCAACCACTGTGTGGCTGCGTAG
- the esrrd gene encoding estrogen-related receptor gamma isoform X4 gives MDNVDFLSPQHFLNSSSSFLYSSSLSSCFPGVSPSHPAVLLPSPASSSSSDSLTGSGGGGAVTETSVQFSLPRTNLFSAQVEPLAQTQTQTRRLCLVCGDLSSGFHYGVASCEACKAFFKRTVQGNIEYSCPAANGCEITKRRRKACQACRFQKCLQAGMMREGVRVDRVRGGRQKYRRQMESGLSFSTRTSYRNKVISQLLLTEPAPPAASGDHSSSDGSLQTLLTLCDLFNRELLVLIGWAKQIPGFSGLSLLDQMSLLQSGWMEALLVGVAWRSQGAPGQELVFAGSLRLNEDADPVDCPDSVQRFQDELHEALVEYEASRREQHRVGRLLMSLPLLRQSARTAVQAFLRLHQRRRVPLHKLLLEMLDAKPEPSAASAAGWS, from the exons ATGGACAATGTCGACTTCCTCAGCCCACAGCA cttcctgaACTCTTCCTCCTCGTTCCTCTACTCGTCCTCCCTCAGTTCGTGCTTCCCAGGTGTGAGCCCGTCGCATCCAGCCGTCCTGCTGCCCAGTCcggcctcgtcctccagctccgACTCGCTgacggggagcggaggcggcggcgctgtcACAGAGACCTCGGTGCAGTTCTCACTGCCTCGGACCAACCTGTTTTCAGctcag GTCGAGCCGctggcgcagacgcagacgcagaccagGAGGCTGTGTCTGGTGTGTGGAGACCTCTCCTCCGGTTTCCACTACGGAGTGGCGTCCTGTGAGGCCTGCAAGGCCTTCTTCAAGAGGACCGTTCAAG GCAACATCGAGTACAGCTGTCCGGCAGCGAACGGGTGCGAGATCACCAAGCGCAGGAGGAAAGCCTGTCAGGCCTGTCGCTTCCAGAAGTGTCTCCAGGCCGGGATGATGAGAGAAG GGGTTCGAGTGGACCGGGTCAGAGGAGGACGGCAGAAGTACCGGAGGCAGATGGAAAGTGGGCTGAGTTTTTCCACCAGAACCTCGTACA GAAACAAGGTGatttcccagctgctgctgacagaaCCCGCCCCCCCCGCTGCCAGTGGCGATCATTCAAGCAGTGATGGCAGCCTGCAGACCCTCCTGACCCTGTGTGACCTCTTTaaccgggagctgctggttctgattggCTGGGCCAAACAGATTCCAG GGTTCTCTGGCCTGTCGCTGCTCGACCAGATGTCGCTGCTGCAGAGCGGCTGGATGGAGGCGCTGCTGGTGGGTGTGGCCTGGCGATCGCAGGGCGCACCTGGACAGGAGCTGGTGTTCGCTGGTAGCCTGCGGCTCAATGAGG ACGCCGACCCAGTGGACTGTCCCGACTCGGTGCAGAGGTTTCAGGACGAGCTCCATGAGGCCTTAGTGGAGTACGAGGCGTCGCGCAGGGAGCAGCACCGCGTGGGCCGGCTGCTGATGAGCCTCCCTCTGCTCCGGCAAAGCGCCCGCACGGCCGTGCAGGCCTTCCTCAGGCTGCACCAGCGCCGCCGCGTCCCActgcacaagctgctgctggaaatgcTGGACGCCAAGCCGGAACCCAGCGCCGCCTCGGCAGCAGGCTGGAGTTAA